taaagacaGGGGTCTAGTCCTCCTTTGACCAGCCCGGAGGTGATTTTCACATTGAATTGCAAGTTCAAAGGAGcagctttaaaagtttctgccggggcttctcccgccttttttccctgcggcgggagaagtggatcaaagccagttgattagggtatttagctgttcactaaatttttgtgggttcgagtcccgttgatctagtgagggcttagcttaatgaaagtaattgatttgcgttcaattgatgcagagtaggtgtttgcagtccttatgtacttcagaaattaagtatttacacttactaagggctttgaaggctcttggtcttgtttaacctaaatttctagtggATAGCCAAAATTAGGGCGGAGGTTGGTAGTAAAAGGGTAGAGGCAATGACGAGTGGGGGAATAAGGagtgtaggttttgtgttttcgaattgccatattatttttgtgttgttggatgTAGGAAATAGTGTTAGGGAGATGGTATAGATTAGGCGTATAGAGAAATACGGGTTAAGCAGAGTTCTGATAATTATGATAGAGGGGATGAGAAAGTGATTGTTTATTGTGAGTTCTTGAACGGTAATTCATGTAGGTAGGAAGCCGGTTAGAGGGGGTAAGCCCCCTAGGGATAGGAGGGTGGATGCTCTTAGTGGTGCTAGACAGGTTGATTTGTTTCAGGTGTGGGATAGTATGAGGGTGGTGGTGTTTGAGTTTAGGTTGAGGGTCAGGAATATGGTAGTTGTTAGGATGATGTCTATGGTGAAGTAAAGAATTGTGATAGTTGGGTTATATACTAGTGTTCTTATTATTCAGCCTATGTGAGTGATTGAAGAATATCCTAGGATTTTGCGTAATTGTGTTCGGTTGAGACCTCCTCAGCTGCCTACTGTGATAGATAGGGTAGAGGGAGTTAGGAGGATATGGGTGTTGATTGATGGGTGAATTTGGTATATGATTGAGATGGGGCCTAGTATTTGCCATGTAAGGAGGAGTAGGCCAGAAGTTAGGGATGTTCCTTGGGTAACTTCTGGGACTCCAAAGTGGAAGGGGGCTATTCCTAGTTTGATGGCAAGGGCAGCCCAGTGCAGAACACGGTGGTGGTGCtttcggtgggggtgggggtgggggtgggggtggtgtgtttgggtgtgtgggtgtgtggttgtgtgggtgtcttggggtgtgtgtgcgtgtgcgcgggcgcgcgcgcgcgcgctgtgttggggagtggggtgggggatcaaGCGGGGGTCGGGTGGTGGAAAAGCGTGAGAGCTCTGCcggggctgctcccagagccttggcCGCTGCCCGCACGGCCGCGCATGCGCAGTAGACGGTCCCCCTCCTGGAACCTGGGCCGGCTCTGGAATCCCCGGGATGGATGCTCAGTTCTCCTCGGTGTGGAGtctccggccgccgccgccgcgcccagACCGGGAAGGCAGGAATGCCAGGCTGGTCAGCCCGGAGGGAAAACAGGCCTCTCCACACCGAGCCAGGTGCTCACCGCGAAAGGGAGGCCACCGCCCCGCCCCCGATCCCGTCCCCAACCCCGCGTCCTAAAGCTCCTCCAGCAGAGCCCGGTACTCCTCGTCGCTGAGGAGTAGCGGTTCCAGCAAAGCGGGCTCTCCCACGTCCTGCAGCTCCGTCGGGGCCTCCGTTTCCAGCAAAGGTTGCCCCTGCTGCAGAAACTCGGGGGTCTCCAGGAGCTCAtccagcaggctgcaggggagtGCAGACGAGCGCCCAGGCTCCTGGAGCGGCGGGGAGGGCGCCCGGATGGCTTGCATCTGCTCCTGCCCCGCGGAGGCCTCCGGGGGCGCgggccccggaggtggagctgcccCGACTTGGGGCTCCCACGCCGCCCCGGCGACCTggggcccctggccccagccccaccacggaCTCCCCTGGGACGTGGGCGGCGCCAGCACACCCTGGCCCTGCGGCTCAGCTCCAGCGGGCCCAGGCTGTCCCACCGAGCAAGGGCCCGGCAGGCTGTGGTGCTGCGGGTCCCGATCCCCCCGCCATTGGCTCGGGCGCGGAGGCCACCCCCGGGgagtctgagggtgggagagcGCCCCTTCCGGAGTCGCCAGGGCAGCGTAGGAAAAATCCCAATCCCCGCCTGCCGGGGCGGGATGGGAGATCCCTGCTGCCTgcgcagcctggctgggctgcagcggggcgacggcccctgctccctggcccacgAAAGCCCCCGGTGGGAGGGTCCAGGGCGCGCAGGGCACGTGGGGGGCGGGAAGCCCCGTTCCCCACGCCCCGGTGTGGGTGGAGGCGACCGGCGAGGGAGCGGGGGGACACCCGCCGGGGGCCGCGTCGCCCGGGCCGCCTGCGTGCGCCGGTGCCCcgccaccctggcctgggtgcctggccctccggttctgaaaccaaatctgaatcCGGGACTCCGGGAGGCCCGTCTCTCTGGCCAGTTCTTCCCGGGTGGCGATGCCTGGAAAGCGATCCTGCTGGAAGGCTCGCAGGAGCAGGGCGGTCTGGGACCGGGTGACGGCGGTCCGCTTTCGCCTGCCTTCTTGCGGGCCGCGTTTCCCGGGCCAGGGCCGAGATTCCCGCCGGTGCTGCCTCAGCTGGCGCGATCTctcgttctgaaaccaaatctggaccctgggctccggaatgccgatggcctgggccagctcttccctggtggcgatgcccgggtacgggttccgctcaaagcaggctcgcagggcctccctctggctcGGGGTCCAAACGAGTCTCCTTCGCCGTCCTCGTCCTCGGGCTCCCGCCGGGAGGGCGCCGTCGCCGGGTGTCGGGAGAGCCATCGCGGGGAGACCTGGCCGGAATTTCGCGGACAGACACGGGCAGAGAGAGGCCGGCGGGCTCCAGTGCCCCTCAGTCGGCCCGTGCACGGCGAGCAGGTCCGGCCAGGAGGCCGGCCCAGCCGGCCAGCGGCCCTTATAAAGGCCCACAGGCTCCGCCCCTTCAGGAATGCCGGAGGAGCCCAGGGCAAGCCCGCCCTCGGAAGCCGGGACCCACAGGGCCCAGGTCACTGTGGCCTGGGTATGGGTGGGGCCGGAGAAGCCccggaagtggggagtggggtggggggagtggttgATGATTTTTAGGATTGGGTTGGATTTGCGTAGTGGAATCATGGGTGCTTTTGTAGTTGAGGTACAACGATGGTTTTTCGTATCATTGGTTATGGTTGGAGTCCATATGGAAGCAATGACATATGTTTTATCGACATTAAGTGTATTATTGGTTATGGGGtttgtaggtttttctcctaagccctctcctatttatgggggtttagcgttaattgttagtggtgtgattggttgtgtgattattttcaattatgggggggcttatatgggtttaatgatatttttagtttatctgggGGGTATAATAGTTGTCTTTGGTTATACTACAGCAATGGCCATTGAAGAGTATCCTGAGACATGGGGCTCAGGGCTTGAGGTTCTAGGGGGTCCTTTGGTAGGATTAATGATGGAGGTAGGGCtggttttatgggttttaagtttggatgaagaagtggtggtggttaatttcaataatatgggtaactgggtgatttttgagggggaggggtcgGGGTTAATTCGAGGTGACTGTATTGGTGCGGGTGCCTTGTATGATTACGGGCGTTGGTTAGCGGTGGTTGCTGGTTGAACATTGTTTGTTGGTGTATACATTGTGATTGAGATTACTCGGGGTAATAGGTTATATTATTAGAAGTAGGGTCAGGATAGgggggatgaggaaagagaggaagtagagtttGATTATGCCTCTCTGGGTGGTTACAGTTGTGGAAGCGGTAATatgtgtttgtgagattatttcggGTATAGATTTTTCTAGCCATGTTGAGTCTAATAAGAGGAGGGCTAAGTTTTGACTTATAAGTAGGTTTTGCTAGGGGATCATACGGTGAACTGTGGTGGGGAAGTATCCTAGTATGTTGGAGAATTTGAGTATTTGTGatgggtttttcacttttagtttgtTGGTTATAAGGGCGAGGTCTAGGGCTGTTAGGAAACCGAGAGCAGTTGCGTCTAGGGCTGAGAGTTTGAGATAGAAGGGTGTTGTTGgctgggggagtgaggtaggggGGATATTACTGGTGATAAGGAATCCCGTGATTATACTGCCTATTTAATTGGGTTTAGTAGGGCGGGGTTGTTTTCGTTGATGTTTATTAGGGCTGGGAAGCGGGGTTGTCCTGTTAGGGTAAGGAGAATGGTTCGAGTACTGTAGGCGCTTGTTAGGGAGGTGGCGATGAGAGTAATAaatagggctcaggcgttggtatacgacgtatttgtggcttcgataatgagatctttggagtaggagcctgtgaggaaaggtattcctgtgagtgctaggttgccaataactagggaagttgaggtgaggggcagtgttttaaacagacctcctatttttcgaatgtcctgttcgttgtttaggttatgaataatggatccggagcacataaaaagtacagctttgaagaaggcatgggtgcagatgtgtaggaatgctaggtaTGGTTGGTTAATACCAATGGTGACTATTATTAGGCCTAGTTGACTTGAGGTAGGGAAGGCCACGATTTTTTAAATATCGTGTTGTGTGAGGGCACAGATGGCTCTGAATAGAGTAGTAATGGCTCCCAGGCATAATGTGAGGTTTTGGATTAGTGTATAGTTTTCTATCAAAGGGTGGAAACGGATGAGTAGGAA
This DNA window, taken from Macaca fascicularis isolate 582-1 chromosome 6, T2T-MFA8v1.1, encodes the following:
- the LOC135971538 gene encoding double homeobox protein 4C-like; translation: MALPTPGDGALPAGARGRGRRRRLVWTPSQREALRACFERNPYPGIATREELAQAIGIPEPRVQIWFQNERSRQLRQHRRESRPWPGKRGPQEGRRKRTAVTRSQTALLLRAFQQDRFPGIATREELARETGLPESRIQIWFQNRRARHPGQGGGAPAHAGGPGDAAPGGCPPAPSPVASTHTGAWGTGLPAPHVPCAPWTLPPGAFVGQGAGAVAPLQPSQAAQAAGISHPAPAGGDWDFSYAALATPEGALSHPQTPRGWPPRPSQWRGDRDPQHHSLPGPCSVGQPGPAGAEPQGQGVLAPPTSQGSPWWGWGQGPQVAGAAWEPQVGAAPPPGPAPPEASAGQEQMQAIRAPSPPLQEPGRSSALPCSLLDELLETPEFLQQGQPLLETEAPTELQDVGEPALLEPLLLSDEEYRALLEEL